One Gordonia zhaorongruii DNA segment encodes these proteins:
- a CDS encoding L,D-transpeptidase: MFKNKTAGRAARVAAIALSAATLSVGVPAVADAAPVTIIPGMPPVEVPELPKAPNLPIPTPPQQEKKTPTPKPKPKPKPKSTTPEKPAAPAMPNVKSETGYVALAVDGEHQIYWWKNGDFIKKMPISMGTDKHPTSNGVYHTKEKYRDMYMDSSTYGVPIDSPEGYRTYVEYATRMSWDGIFIHAAPWSVAQQGSSNASHGCINVSTANGKWIYDNVGRGTPIVVRGTSGGQYNGT; encoded by the coding sequence GTGTTCAAGAACAAGACTGCAGGCCGCGCTGCGCGCGTGGCCGCCATCGCGCTGAGCGCGGCGACCCTGAGCGTCGGTGTTCCCGCTGTAGCGGATGCGGCACCCGTCACCATCATTCCGGGTATGCCGCCGGTCGAGGTTCCGGAGCTCCCCAAGGCGCCGAATCTTCCGATCCCCACGCCTCCGCAGCAGGAGAAGAAGACTCCTACGCCGAAGCCCAAGCCGAAGCCCAAGCCCAAGAGCACCACTCCGGAGAAGCCGGCCGCACCGGCGATGCCGAACGTGAAGTCCGAAACCGGATACGTGGCGCTCGCGGTCGACGGTGAGCACCAGATCTACTGGTGGAAGAACGGCGACTTCATCAAGAAGATGCCGATCTCCATGGGCACCGACAAGCACCCGACCTCCAACGGCGTGTACCACACCAAGGAGAAGTACCGCGACATGTACATGGACTCGTCCACGTACGGCGTGCCGATCGACTCCCCTGAGGGTTACCGCACCTACGTCGAGTACGCGACCCGCATGTCCTGGGACGGCATCTTCATCCACGCCGCTCCCTGGTCGGTCGCACAGCAGGGCTCCTCGAACGCCAGCCACGGCTGCATCAACGTGAGCACTGCGAACGGCAAGTGGATCTACGACAACGTCGGACGCGGCACTCCGATCGTGGTCCGCGGCACCAGCGGCGGCCAGTACAACGGAACATAA
- the tig gene encoding trigger factor has protein sequence MKSIVEQLSPTRVKLNVEVPFEELSGDFDRAYQSLAQQIRIPGFRPGKAPAKLIEARVGRQAILEQVVNDALPAKYSEAVSEGDIKAISQPEIDVDELVYGEPVKFTAEVDVRPEISLPDYSTLSVEVDPIEVADADVETELEQLRARFGTLAGVERGATTGDFVSIDLVATVDGKTVDEATTEGLSHEVGSGDLVDGLEDAIEGLKAGEKADFSTTLVAGEFAGEEAAVTVTVNSVKERELPEVDDEFAQLASEFDTVEELRASLRDQVSESKKYEQAGAIRDAVLEELLETVEFPLPEKTIDDEVEAVQHQLVHALGHDDEQVGKFLEAQGKSREEWDAESRTEAEKSVRTQLLLDAVADAEGTEVDQDELTQQILMQSQRYGVAPQEFIQQLQNANQIGALYADVRRNKSLANIIGQVKVVDANGDVIDTDAFFGGAEADAEDADEKAADADE, from the coding sequence GTGAAGAGCATCGTCGAGCAGCTGAGCCCGACCCGAGTCAAGCTGAATGTCGAGGTCCCGTTCGAGGAACTCTCCGGTGACTTCGACCGGGCTTACCAGTCCCTCGCCCAGCAGATCCGGATTCCCGGATTCCGTCCGGGCAAGGCTCCGGCCAAGCTGATCGAGGCGCGCGTCGGACGTCAGGCGATTCTGGAGCAGGTCGTCAACGACGCCCTTCCCGCCAAGTACTCGGAGGCTGTCTCCGAAGGCGACATCAAGGCGATCAGCCAGCCGGAGATCGATGTGGACGAACTGGTCTACGGCGAGCCGGTCAAGTTCACCGCAGAGGTGGACGTTCGTCCCGAGATCAGCCTTCCCGATTACTCGACCCTGTCGGTCGAGGTCGACCCGATCGAGGTCGCGGACGCAGATGTCGAGACGGAACTCGAGCAGCTGCGCGCGCGCTTCGGCACCCTCGCGGGTGTCGAGCGGGGAGCGACCACCGGTGACTTCGTCTCGATCGACCTGGTCGCCACCGTCGACGGCAAGACCGTCGACGAAGCGACCACCGAGGGACTCTCGCACGAGGTCGGCAGCGGCGACCTGGTCGACGGACTCGAGGATGCGATCGAGGGACTCAAGGCCGGTGAGAAGGCCGACTTCTCCACCACGCTGGTCGCGGGCGAGTTCGCCGGCGAGGAAGCTGCGGTCACGGTCACCGTCAACTCGGTGAAGGAGCGCGAGCTTCCCGAGGTCGACGACGAGTTCGCTCAGCTCGCCAGCGAGTTCGACACCGTCGAGGAGCTGCGCGCGAGCCTTCGCGACCAGGTCTCGGAATCGAAGAAGTACGAGCAGGCGGGCGCCATCCGCGACGCGGTCCTCGAGGAGCTTCTGGAGACTGTCGAGTTCCCGCTGCCGGAGAAGACCATCGACGACGAGGTCGAGGCGGTCCAGCACCAGCTGGTTCACGCTCTCGGTCACGACGACGAGCAGGTCGGCAAGTTCCTCGAGGCGCAGGGCAAGTCGCGCGAGGAGTGGGACGCCGAGAGCCGCACCGAGGCCGAGAAGTCGGTCCGCACGCAGCTGCTGCTCGACGCGGTGGCCGACGCCGAGGGCACCGAGGTCGATCAGGACGAGCTGACCCAGCAGATCCTGATGCAGTCGCAGCGTTACGGTGTGGCACCGCAGGAGTTCATCCAGCAGCTGCAGAACGCCAACCAGATCGGCGCGCTGTACGCCGATGTGCGCCGTAACAAGTCGCTCGCGAACATCATCGGTCAGGTGAAGGTCGTCGACGCCAACGGCGACGTCATCGACACCGACGCCTTCTTCGGCGGTGCCGAGGCCGACGCTGAAGATGCCGACGAGAAGGCCGCCGACGCCGACGAGTGA
- a CDS encoding ATP-dependent Clp protease proteolytic subunit, producing MSSGVAGLNLTDSVFERLLRERIIFLGTQVDDEIANRLCAQILLLAAEDPDKDINLYINSPGGSVTSGMAIFDTMKLAPCDVATYAMGMAASMGQFLLAAGTKGKRHALPHARIMMHQPSAGIGGTAADIAIQAEQFAATKREMNRLNAEFTGQPLETIEADADRDNWFTAEEAKAYGFVDHVVTTAARPGA from the coding sequence ATGAGCTCGGGCGTCGCCGGCCTGAACCTGACCGATTCGGTCTTCGAACGGCTTCTGCGTGAGCGGATCATCTTCCTGGGCACTCAGGTCGACGACGAGATCGCCAACCGTCTGTGCGCGCAGATCCTCCTACTCGCCGCAGAGGATCCGGACAAGGACATCAACCTCTACATCAACTCGCCGGGTGGCAGCGTCACCTCCGGTATGGCGATCTTCGACACCATGAAGCTCGCGCCCTGCGACGTCGCGACGTACGCGATGGGCATGGCGGCCTCGATGGGGCAGTTCCTTCTCGCAGCGGGAACCAAGGGCAAGCGCCACGCGCTGCCGCACGCGCGCATCATGATGCACCAGCCGTCTGCGGGCATCGGCGGCACCGCCGCCGACATCGCCATTCAGGCGGAGCAGTTCGCGGCCACCAAGCGCGAGATGAACCGGCTCAACGCCGAATTCACCGGTCAGCCCCTCGAGACGATCGAAGCCGACGCCGATCGCGACAACTGGTTCACGGCCGAGGAGGCCAAGGCGTACGGCTTCGTCGACCACGTCGTGACCACCGCTGCTCGTCCGGGCGCCTGA